One genomic window of Anoplolepis gracilipes chromosome 5, ASM4749672v1, whole genome shotgun sequence includes the following:
- the LOC140665521 gene encoding uncharacterized protein isoform X3, producing the protein MYSSLEPAKTHYPHYPLYRVPYTVLHRMANRRWLWQKNDNNTGISIQETAKRKWELSKLQNNNRTHIAREKRLFSLFTLVKFDNSICGGLNGENGTCVAAAECVQRAGISSGVCANGYGVCCIVTVSCGGLTADNNTYFVNPNYPSTFDGMESCQVTLVKSHPDVCQYRLDFEQFNIRGPETTNNVCTYDQFIVSGGNPVPTICGNNNGNHMYIDTGVGQTNPVTLTFVTSGNSFPRSWKVRLSQIQCSTIYRAEEGCLQYFTGVSGQVKSFNYDPTTGLQLSNQDYSICIRMERNFCGIQYMACTDEAQGMMPTTAGVTGQIIRNNAFTLTGNTQNTQIVSMTGASCLTDWLSIPCAINLGRMPTMPLICVDRLCGGTFNSETQNLNASSVISTVKPFRLIFHTDSTEAPSDVGNKGFCLNYVQQPCTTKLK; encoded by the exons TACCGTGTACCGTACACCGTACT ACATAGGATGGCGAATAGAAGATGGTTGTGGcagaaaaatgataataatactgGGATTTCGATTCAAGAAACGGCGAAACGTAAATGGGAATTGTCGAAACTTCAAAACAATAATCGGACTCACATCGCCAGGGAGAAAAGAC TCTTCTCGCTGTTCACATTGGTAAAGTTCGACAATAGCATCTGCGGTGGATTAAATGGAGAGAACGGCACGTGCGTCGCGGCAGCGGAATGCGTGCAACGCGCTGGTATCTCCAGCGGTGTCTGTGCAAATGGTTACGGAGTTTGTTGCATAg TCACAGTGTCTTGCGGCGGCTTGACCGCTGACAACAATACTTACTTTGTCAATCCGAATTATCCATCTACTTTCGACGGTATGGAATCTTGCCAAGTGACACTAGTAAAGTCGCATCCAGATGTATGCCAGTATCG ATTAGATtttgaacaatttaatattagaggTCCGGAAACAACGAATAATGTCTGCACATACGATCAATTTATTGTTTCTGGTGGCAATCCGGTACCGACGATATGCGGTAACAATAATGGAAATCACa TGTACATAGATACAGGCGTCGGACAAACTAATCCGGTAACATTGACTTTTGTCACGAGTGGTAACTCATTTCCACGATCGTGGAAGGTTCGCCTCTCGCAGATACAATGTAGTACGATATATCGAGCCGAGGAGGGCTGTCTTCAGTATTTCACTGGTGTTTCCGGCCAAGTAAAGTCCTTTAATTACGATCCGACGACTGGATTACAATTGTCGAATCAAGATTATAGTATATGCATCAGAATGGAAAGAAACTTTTGCGGAATTCAATACATGGCGTGTACTGACGAAg CTCAAGGAATGATGCCTACTACGGCAGGGGTAACGGGCCAAATAATACGTAACAACGCATTTACTCTAACAGGAAATACACAAAACACACAAATAGTATCAATGACTGGAGCATCTTGTTTGACCGATTGGCTGTCGATTCCATGCGCCATCAATTTGGGCCGGATGCCCACGATGCCGTTAATATGCGTTGATCGATTATGCGGTGGTACCTTCAATTCGGAAACTCAGAATTTGAACGCATCATCTGTTATCA gtaCCGTGAAGCCGTTTCGATTGATTTTTCATACAGACAGTACCGAGGCACCTAGCGATGTCGGAAATAAAGGTTTCTGTCTTAATTATGTGCAACAACCATGCACaacaaagttaaaataa
- the LOC140665521 gene encoding uncharacterized protein isoform X1 gives MKKLNESKKYYTNFFLTMQFETTRRQFYTRIMSDAALEQNQCMCTCTEFAIIIMIRNRSLMVLLIYCCIMVNICVNAWNNHGRHRMANRRWLWQKNDNNTGISIQETAKRKWELSKLQNNNRTHIAREKRLFSLFTLVKFDNSICGGLNGENGTCVAAAECVQRAGISSGVCANGYGVCCIVTVSCGGLTADNNTYFVNPNYPSTFDGMESCQVTLVKSHPDVCQYRLDFEQFNIRGPETTNNVCTYDQFIVSGGNPVPTICGNNNGNHMYIDTGVGQTNPVTLTFVTSGNSFPRSWKVRLSQIQCSTIYRAEEGCLQYFTGVSGQVKSFNYDPTTGLQLSNQDYSICIRMERNFCGIQYMACTDEAQGMMPTTAGVTGQIIRNNAFTLTGNTQNTQIVSMTGASCLTDWLSIPCAINLGRMPTMPLICVDRLCGGTFNSETQNLNASSVISTVKPFRLIFHTDSTEAPSDVGNKGFCLNYVQQPCTTKLK, from the exons atgaaaaagctGAACgagagcaaaaaatattacactaaCTTTTTTCTAACAATGCAGTTTGAAACTACACGAAGACAGTTCTACACTCGCATCATGTCGGACGCAGCACTAGAGCAGAATCAGTGCATGTGCACGTGCACTGAATtcgctattattatt ATGATCAGAAATCGGTCGTTGATGGTGCTTTTGATATACTGTTGTATTATGGTTAACATTTGCGTCAACGCTTGGAATAATCACGGCAGACATAGGATGGCGAATAGAAGATGGTTGTGGcagaaaaatgataataatactgGGATTTCGATTCAAGAAACGGCGAAACGTAAATGGGAATTGTCGAAACTTCAAAACAATAATCGGACTCACATCGCCAGGGAGAAAAGAC TCTTCTCGCTGTTCACATTGGTAAAGTTCGACAATAGCATCTGCGGTGGATTAAATGGAGAGAACGGCACGTGCGTCGCGGCAGCGGAATGCGTGCAACGCGCTGGTATCTCCAGCGGTGTCTGTGCAAATGGTTACGGAGTTTGTTGCATAg TCACAGTGTCTTGCGGCGGCTTGACCGCTGACAACAATACTTACTTTGTCAATCCGAATTATCCATCTACTTTCGACGGTATGGAATCTTGCCAAGTGACACTAGTAAAGTCGCATCCAGATGTATGCCAGTATCG ATTAGATtttgaacaatttaatattagaggTCCGGAAACAACGAATAATGTCTGCACATACGATCAATTTATTGTTTCTGGTGGCAATCCGGTACCGACGATATGCGGTAACAATAATGGAAATCACa TGTACATAGATACAGGCGTCGGACAAACTAATCCGGTAACATTGACTTTTGTCACGAGTGGTAACTCATTTCCACGATCGTGGAAGGTTCGCCTCTCGCAGATACAATGTAGTACGATATATCGAGCCGAGGAGGGCTGTCTTCAGTATTTCACTGGTGTTTCCGGCCAAGTAAAGTCCTTTAATTACGATCCGACGACTGGATTACAATTGTCGAATCAAGATTATAGTATATGCATCAGAATGGAAAGAAACTTTTGCGGAATTCAATACATGGCGTGTACTGACGAAg CTCAAGGAATGATGCCTACTACGGCAGGGGTAACGGGCCAAATAATACGTAACAACGCATTTACTCTAACAGGAAATACACAAAACACACAAATAGTATCAATGACTGGAGCATCTTGTTTGACCGATTGGCTGTCGATTCCATGCGCCATCAATTTGGGCCGGATGCCCACGATGCCGTTAATATGCGTTGATCGATTATGCGGTGGTACCTTCAATTCGGAAACTCAGAATTTGAACGCATCATCTGTTATCA gtaCCGTGAAGCCGTTTCGATTGATTTTTCATACAGACAGTACCGAGGCACCTAGCGATGTCGGAAATAAAGGTTTCTGTCTTAATTATGTGCAACAACCATGCACaacaaagttaaaataa
- the LOC140665521 gene encoding uncharacterized protein isoform X2: protein MIRNRSLMVLLIYCCIMVNICVNAWNNHGRHRMANRRWLWQKNDNNTGISIQETAKRKWELSKLQNNNRTHIAREKRLFSLFTLVKFDNSICGGLNGENGTCVAAAECVQRAGISSGVCANGYGVCCIVTVSCGGLTADNNTYFVNPNYPSTFDGMESCQVTLVKSHPDVCQYRLDFEQFNIRGPETTNNVCTYDQFIVSGGNPVPTICGNNNGNHMYIDTGVGQTNPVTLTFVTSGNSFPRSWKVRLSQIQCSTIYRAEEGCLQYFTGVSGQVKSFNYDPTTGLQLSNQDYSICIRMERNFCGIQYMACTDEAQGMMPTTAGVTGQIIRNNAFTLTGNTQNTQIVSMTGASCLTDWLSIPCAINLGRMPTMPLICVDRLCGGTFNSETQNLNASSVISTVKPFRLIFHTDSTEAPSDVGNKGFCLNYVQQPCTTKLK from the exons ATGATCAGAAATCGGTCGTTGATGGTGCTTTTGATATACTGTTGTATTATGGTTAACATTTGCGTCAACGCTTGGAATAATCACGGCAGACATAGGATGGCGAATAGAAGATGGTTGTGGcagaaaaatgataataatactgGGATTTCGATTCAAGAAACGGCGAAACGTAAATGGGAATTGTCGAAACTTCAAAACAATAATCGGACTCACATCGCCAGGGAGAAAAGAC TCTTCTCGCTGTTCACATTGGTAAAGTTCGACAATAGCATCTGCGGTGGATTAAATGGAGAGAACGGCACGTGCGTCGCGGCAGCGGAATGCGTGCAACGCGCTGGTATCTCCAGCGGTGTCTGTGCAAATGGTTACGGAGTTTGTTGCATAg TCACAGTGTCTTGCGGCGGCTTGACCGCTGACAACAATACTTACTTTGTCAATCCGAATTATCCATCTACTTTCGACGGTATGGAATCTTGCCAAGTGACACTAGTAAAGTCGCATCCAGATGTATGCCAGTATCG ATTAGATtttgaacaatttaatattagaggTCCGGAAACAACGAATAATGTCTGCACATACGATCAATTTATTGTTTCTGGTGGCAATCCGGTACCGACGATATGCGGTAACAATAATGGAAATCACa TGTACATAGATACAGGCGTCGGACAAACTAATCCGGTAACATTGACTTTTGTCACGAGTGGTAACTCATTTCCACGATCGTGGAAGGTTCGCCTCTCGCAGATACAATGTAGTACGATATATCGAGCCGAGGAGGGCTGTCTTCAGTATTTCACTGGTGTTTCCGGCCAAGTAAAGTCCTTTAATTACGATCCGACGACTGGATTACAATTGTCGAATCAAGATTATAGTATATGCATCAGAATGGAAAGAAACTTTTGCGGAATTCAATACATGGCGTGTACTGACGAAg CTCAAGGAATGATGCCTACTACGGCAGGGGTAACGGGCCAAATAATACGTAACAACGCATTTACTCTAACAGGAAATACACAAAACACACAAATAGTATCAATGACTGGAGCATCTTGTTTGACCGATTGGCTGTCGATTCCATGCGCCATCAATTTGGGCCGGATGCCCACGATGCCGTTAATATGCGTTGATCGATTATGCGGTGGTACCTTCAATTCGGAAACTCAGAATTTGAACGCATCATCTGTTATCA gtaCCGTGAAGCCGTTTCGATTGATTTTTCATACAGACAGTACCGAGGCACCTAGCGATGTCGGAAATAAAGGTTTCTGTCTTAATTATGTGCAACAACCATGCACaacaaagttaaaataa
- the LOC140665521 gene encoding uncharacterized protein isoform X4 has translation MANRRWLWQKNDNNTGISIQETAKRKWELSKLQNNNRTHIAREKRLFSLFTLVKFDNSICGGLNGENGTCVAAAECVQRAGISSGVCANGYGVCCIVTVSCGGLTADNNTYFVNPNYPSTFDGMESCQVTLVKSHPDVCQYRLDFEQFNIRGPETTNNVCTYDQFIVSGGNPVPTICGNNNGNHMYIDTGVGQTNPVTLTFVTSGNSFPRSWKVRLSQIQCSTIYRAEEGCLQYFTGVSGQVKSFNYDPTTGLQLSNQDYSICIRMERNFCGIQYMACTDEAQGMMPTTAGVTGQIIRNNAFTLTGNTQNTQIVSMTGASCLTDWLSIPCAINLGRMPTMPLICVDRLCGGTFNSETQNLNASSVISTVKPFRLIFHTDSTEAPSDVGNKGFCLNYVQQPCTTKLK, from the exons ATGGCGAATAGAAGATGGTTGTGGcagaaaaatgataataatactgGGATTTCGATTCAAGAAACGGCGAAACGTAAATGGGAATTGTCGAAACTTCAAAACAATAATCGGACTCACATCGCCAGGGAGAAAAGAC TCTTCTCGCTGTTCACATTGGTAAAGTTCGACAATAGCATCTGCGGTGGATTAAATGGAGAGAACGGCACGTGCGTCGCGGCAGCGGAATGCGTGCAACGCGCTGGTATCTCCAGCGGTGTCTGTGCAAATGGTTACGGAGTTTGTTGCATAg TCACAGTGTCTTGCGGCGGCTTGACCGCTGACAACAATACTTACTTTGTCAATCCGAATTATCCATCTACTTTCGACGGTATGGAATCTTGCCAAGTGACACTAGTAAAGTCGCATCCAGATGTATGCCAGTATCG ATTAGATtttgaacaatttaatattagaggTCCGGAAACAACGAATAATGTCTGCACATACGATCAATTTATTGTTTCTGGTGGCAATCCGGTACCGACGATATGCGGTAACAATAATGGAAATCACa TGTACATAGATACAGGCGTCGGACAAACTAATCCGGTAACATTGACTTTTGTCACGAGTGGTAACTCATTTCCACGATCGTGGAAGGTTCGCCTCTCGCAGATACAATGTAGTACGATATATCGAGCCGAGGAGGGCTGTCTTCAGTATTTCACTGGTGTTTCCGGCCAAGTAAAGTCCTTTAATTACGATCCGACGACTGGATTACAATTGTCGAATCAAGATTATAGTATATGCATCAGAATGGAAAGAAACTTTTGCGGAATTCAATACATGGCGTGTACTGACGAAg CTCAAGGAATGATGCCTACTACGGCAGGGGTAACGGGCCAAATAATACGTAACAACGCATTTACTCTAACAGGAAATACACAAAACACACAAATAGTATCAATGACTGGAGCATCTTGTTTGACCGATTGGCTGTCGATTCCATGCGCCATCAATTTGGGCCGGATGCCCACGATGCCGTTAATATGCGTTGATCGATTATGCGGTGGTACCTTCAATTCGGAAACTCAGAATTTGAACGCATCATCTGTTATCA gtaCCGTGAAGCCGTTTCGATTGATTTTTCATACAGACAGTACCGAGGCACCTAGCGATGTCGGAAATAAAGGTTTCTGTCTTAATTATGTGCAACAACCATGCACaacaaagttaaaataa
- the LOC140665524 gene encoding band 7 protein AGAP004871 isoform X1 encodes MSIPMATMSNGNGSTMQINTRPDDIRKRIIGSDDSGAQADATTCGNILVILSWILVILTMPFSLFVCFKVVQEYERAVIFRLGRLLSGGAKGPGIFFILPCVDNYARVDLRTRTYDVPPQEVLTKDSVTVSVDAVVYYRVNNATISIANVENAHHSTRLLAQTTLRNTMGTRPLHEILSERETISGNMQVALDEATDTWGIKVERVEIKDVRLPVQLQRAMAAEAEAAREARAKVIAAEGEQKASRALREASEVIGDSPAALQLRYLQTLNTISAEKNSTIVFPLPIDMLTYFMKALPKE; translated from the exons ATGTCCATACCTATGGCGACCATGAGCAACGGTAATGGGTCAACGATGCAGATTAACACTCGACCTGATGATATCCGAAAGCGAATCATTGGAT CGGATGACAGTGGGGCACAGGCAGACGCAACAACATGTGGGAACATTCTCGTTATATTGTCATGGATCCTTGTAATTTTGACGATGCCGTTCTCTCTGTTTGTCTGCTTTAAG GTCGTGCAGGAATACGAGAGGGCTGTCATATTTCGATTGGGGCGTCTTTTATCGGGCGGTGCCAAAGGCCCTG GAATCTTCTTTATTCTGCCATGCGTGGACAATTACGCGCGCGTTGACTTGCGAACGCGAACGTATGATGTACCTCCACAAGAG GTCTTGACGAAAGACAGCGTTACGGTATCCGTCGACGCAGTGGTTTATTATCGCGTTAATAACGCAACCATCTCAATTGCAAACGTGGAGAACGCACATCACAGCACGAGACTACTGGCCCAAACAACTCTGAGGAATACTATGGGAACGCGACCACTTCATGAAATATTGAGCGAACGTGAAACAATCTCTGGAAATATGCAA GTTGCCTTGGACGAAGCTACTGATACATGGGGAATAAAAGTAGAACGAGTTGAAAT CAAAGACGTGCGTCTACCTGTTCAACTACAACGAGCCATGGCGGCGGAAGCTGAAGCTGCGCGTGAAGCGCGCGCTAAA gTAATTGCTGCGGAGGGTGAACAAAAGGCCAGCAGGGCTTTGAGAGAGGCGTCGGAAGTCATCGGCGATTCTCCAGCTGCTTTGCAGCTCCGTTATTTGCag aCACTGAACACAATATCGGCGGAGAAGAATTCTACTATTGTGTTCCCGCTACCGATTGATATGCTGACTTATTTCATGAAAGCTTTGCCGAAAGAATAA
- the LOC140665524 gene encoding band 7 protein AGAP004871 isoform X2, whose protein sequence is MTNADDSGAQADATTCGNILVILSWILVILTMPFSLFVCFKVVQEYERAVIFRLGRLLSGGAKGPGIFFILPCVDNYARVDLRTRTYDVPPQEVLTKDSVTVSVDAVVYYRVNNATISIANVENAHHSTRLLAQTTLRNTMGTRPLHEILSERETISGNMQVALDEATDTWGIKVERVEIKDVRLPVQLQRAMAAEAEAAREARAKVIAAEGEQKASRALREASEVIGDSPAALQLRYLQTLNTISAEKNSTIVFPLPIDMLTYFMKALPKE, encoded by the exons ATGACGAACG CGGATGACAGTGGGGCACAGGCAGACGCAACAACATGTGGGAACATTCTCGTTATATTGTCATGGATCCTTGTAATTTTGACGATGCCGTTCTCTCTGTTTGTCTGCTTTAAG GTCGTGCAGGAATACGAGAGGGCTGTCATATTTCGATTGGGGCGTCTTTTATCGGGCGGTGCCAAAGGCCCTG GAATCTTCTTTATTCTGCCATGCGTGGACAATTACGCGCGCGTTGACTTGCGAACGCGAACGTATGATGTACCTCCACAAGAG GTCTTGACGAAAGACAGCGTTACGGTATCCGTCGACGCAGTGGTTTATTATCGCGTTAATAACGCAACCATCTCAATTGCAAACGTGGAGAACGCACATCACAGCACGAGACTACTGGCCCAAACAACTCTGAGGAATACTATGGGAACGCGACCACTTCATGAAATATTGAGCGAACGTGAAACAATCTCTGGAAATATGCAA GTTGCCTTGGACGAAGCTACTGATACATGGGGAATAAAAGTAGAACGAGTTGAAAT CAAAGACGTGCGTCTACCTGTTCAACTACAACGAGCCATGGCGGCGGAAGCTGAAGCTGCGCGTGAAGCGCGCGCTAAA gTAATTGCTGCGGAGGGTGAACAAAAGGCCAGCAGGGCTTTGAGAGAGGCGTCGGAAGTCATCGGCGATTCTCCAGCTGCTTTGCAGCTCCGTTATTTGCag aCACTGAACACAATATCGGCGGAGAAGAATTCTACTATTGTGTTCCCGCTACCGATTGATATGCTGACTTATTTCATGAAAGCTTTGCCGAAAGAATAA